GCATCCCCTCAGCTCCTTTGATAAGAGAACAATGTCTATCTCAAAAAAGTTGCCAGAGATACTTAGATGAGATAATGGATGGAAaattcctggcacagaggaggaagGCAGCCAAAAGTAGCTTAACAGTGTTTCAACTGAAAGCTTTGGCTCCTAACCTTCGGGTTTTTAAGGTTTGTGATTCTgcaattggaaaataaaatgtggcttcctggagttcccgtggtggttcagtgattaacgaatccgcctaggaaccatgaggttgtgggttctatccctggccttgctcagtgggttaaggatccggtgttgccgcgagctgtggtgtaggttgcagacgcagctcggatcctgcatttctgtggctgtggtgtaggccagaggctacagctctgattagacccctagcctgggaacctccacatgctgtgggagcagccctagaaaaggcaaaaaaacaaaaaagtaaaaataaaaataaaataaaataataaaataatatgtggCTTCCTTAGAGCCACCAGAGCCTGAATCTTTGCAATTGGAAGTGTCCCCCAACACCTAGCAGCATGTGACCAGAGATAAGGGATGCTCAGTGTCCAACTGGAGCCAGTTTAGCAAAAGCTTCTCCCAGCCCTGTATGGTGACCCTGTCTCTGAGAGCTggtctttggtttttttgtttgtttgtttgtttgggtttttttttttttttgatgccatTGATGCCATCGTATCCAACTGCAGATCACTTGGTTTGGTGATGAAGTTATTTCAATTCAGAACAAGGGGTGTGCTTAGAGGCTAGAGTGAGGTTTCACAGCACTGGGGAATGTTCTGGGAAACTAGAGTGTGATGAGCTGAATAGTGGACCATCCCTagccgccccccccgcccccccccccccgcaacctCAATTCATATGTGGAAGCCTGACCCTCCCCCcccctcagaatgtgactgattTGAAGATAGGGCCTGTGAAggggtgattaagttaaaatgagtcTTATAGGGTGGGTCCTAATCAGCCATTATTTGAAAATCTACACAGCTATGGACTCACAGCACAATACAGAGTCTGTGTTAGTTGTCCAGGGCTGCTGTAACGAATCACTGCAAACTTGGTGGGTTAAAACCAGAGATTGATTtgggtccttataagaagaggaaatttggacattTGGGGCTCCTGAGCGCACCGAGGGGTGACTCCGTGAAGAGGCAACAAGAGggcggccatctgcaagccagggagagaggcagCAGGAGAGACCAATCCCGTGGGcacctggatcttggacttccagcctccagaacagtgagaaaatacaTAAACTTCTGTTGGTTAAGCCACCAAGTCTGTGATACTTTGCTATGGCAGCCCCCAAAGACTAATACACAGAGCGGCTGGCTTCACAGCCCCGTTCACTCTGGATAGCCCTTCGTGCCACCATTTCCTTGGAGTTACTCCCCTGGGGCCCACAACACCAAATCCAGCAGAGAAGTCCCCTCACAGAGCTCACGGAGGGCAACCTAGCAACCCCTCTTGGAGTTGGGAAATGGAAAAGCTTCATCAAGTGGTAGAGAGCTGTGGTTCAAGGGTCTAGTCAAATTGTGCTTCATTTCTCACACTTCCTCCTCAAGTACAAACAGAAGGAGGAACATATAGATGAAGAAAGATCGTAGGAGAGTGGTCTTTCACCATTCTTTCAAAATCTGCACAGCTACGGGCTCAGCACAATACAGAGTCTGTGTTAGTTGTCCAGGGCTGCTGTAACGAATCACCACGAACTTGGTGGGTTAAAACCGGAGAAATTTATTCCCTCataggctggaagttcaagagcAGTTTCTCCGGGCAGAGCTGTACTCCGGCAGAGCTGTACtctgttccttgcctcttccagtttTTGGTGGCTGCCAGCATCCCCTTGCTTGTGACGGCAccgctccagtctctgcctcagtCTTCACATCATCTTCTCCTGCTCTGTGTGCATCAGCCCTCTCTCCAGTTCTCTCTCTCAGAAAGATGCTTGTGATCGGTTTTAGGGCTCACTCAGAGAATCCTGGATAATTTCCCCGCATCAAGGTTCTTCATTTAACCACACCGGCAAAGGCATGTTTACTTTATAAGGTAACCTTTACAGGCTCCAGCGATTAGGACTTGAACTATTTGGGTGGACATTACTCAGCCTCCTACAGAGTTCAAAATCTTTGCATACAATTCCAGGAGGCTCACGGAACATCCGCTCCGCTCCAGCCAGGCATTTCACCATAGCTATGCTGTAGACAGATACACTGGAGGCCAGTCTATGATTCACCATCCTCTTGACACCTCACAATCAACTACAGTGCtggttaaaaaatacaaaatcccAACCCCATCACTAGTCCTGGTAAATCAGAATCTTCCAGAGGCCAGGCCCAGCAATCTGCATTTCTGACAGGTTCCTGAAAATGACTGAGGCGGCCAGCCTTGCACCGAGACTTTACTGAGTAGCGATTAAGAGCCTGAGCGCCGAAGTCCCCTCACTGTTAAATGAACCTGGTAACTCCTTCACAGtacaaactctttaaaaaagagaagcctATTTGCACAAAAAAGCGCTAACGCTCCCCCCCCTCCAATCCCCCTACACAAAGATGAAGAACTTTTATTGCTTATCTGATTTCGATTCCACCTCATGTTTAATGCACCTGGCTTCAAGGCCCAGCGTTGAgcggagggagagagggagaaggaaaagcccCGCCAACTCCTCCAGTCCCCGCAACCCAGCGGCACTTGACGTCCCGAGGACCTGCggcccacctccccccaccccctactccGCCTCGGCCGCCGCCGCACAGTCGCATCCAGCCCGAGGCTGCGCGGGGAGCCCGCCCCCGCACCCCGCGGATTGGCCGCGGCGGCCCGCTCGTCACGCTCTTTTGTCTCGATGGGCCGAGGATAAAAGCCGCCGCGGCTGCCTTGGGAACCGCGCTGCCTCGACTAGGCTACCCCTCGCTGGGCGGCCGTGCGGAGCAGCTCCGTCGGGCGGTCCCGGGTCGCTTAGCGGCCGAGGAGGCGCCCGTCCTTTCTTCCTGCAGGGCTGCGGAGACCGAGGGCGGAATCGCAACTGTCAAAGCCGGAGTGTCGGCTGCCCACCGGCGGAGCACAGGTAAAGAAAGGGGGCGCGATTGCCCCGCgcggagagagaagggggaagccCTTCCAGGACCGGGAGGCTCCCCGTTTGGGGAATCGAGGACTGCGCAGCAGGGGACAGAGCACTCCTGCGGCCCCGCCACgctgagggaggaggtggggttcCACTGGATGCTGCCGAATGGGTAGGATTTGTCTGGATTGAGAGGGGGCCGTTTTCGAGGGGAGGTGGTAGGGGGTGCGGTGGAGAGGGCGGGGAGAATCGCAAGCTGTGGGCCTTGAACTCCCTTTGCATCTCCTCATCTCTTCCTTGGGGAGAAATCCCTGGGTGTGCGTGTCCaactcctcttccctttctccgTGGCAGGCCACCAAAGCCCAATCCGAACTTGAATTCTGTGCCGCTGATTGCAGAGCTGGTAGGGTGCTGATTTCCCCGGGGGAAATGTCACGGGGAGGGGGGCTTGCTTTGGCTCGTATTCAGAAGGTGGGAGAGGGAATTTTCCGCTTGGCCACTGCGGAGGTGCTGGTGGGGTTGCGGGGTgcggggagggagcgggatgagGAATCCACCGCTTCTGACCCTTCCTTTCCCTGCCCTCTGCGGCGGCGCAGTCTTGACGCCCTGAGGTCCCCGGATCGTCGACCCCCGGTGGACGGAGATCGACTGTACCCCAGAGGCGAGCTTTTTCACGGAGGCCACCGGTTGCCGaagcaggaagagaaataaaggcGCGCGCCTGTTCCTGAGCTCCTGTAAGAATCTGAGAAATAACGGGGGCAGGGGGACTTTAAGAAGGGGGTGTGGTTGAGACCTGAGACCGAGAGGTTAAGGAGATCTTATTTATTCCCACAAATCTGCGACCGTTGTGCTCTATTTTGAGAGCCCAATATCAGCTCCATacactattacacttagaattaGAAGCAACAGTTGCCGTCCCTCTTGAAGGACTGGCGGGAGGAGatggatgtggctgtaaaaagcagcCTGCTAACACGGAGTCACCGGCTGGCTCCGTGAGGTTGTAATTGCCAGTCTCCTGGGGGATATTTTTAGGGCACTGGGCAGATATAAAATGTACTGCAGGATATTCAGGAAGGGAGAGAATACAGCTGCAGCCGGTTCCTGTATTAACCCTTCCTCtcgtggtgtgtgtgtatgtgtgtgtgtgtgtgtgtgttttcagctCCTACTGAGATAAGGGAAGGCAGAGCTTCGCCCTGCTCTCCGCCAGCTCCAGCACGCCTGCAGATTAGGCTCTTCCCCAAAGCCTGAGCATCTTGTTATACTCAGATACCCGGTCGCCGTCCGTGATGGCGAGCATCATTGCGCGCGTGGGTAGCAGCCGGCGGCAGAACGCACCCTTGCCGCCTTGGGCCCATTCTATGCTAAGGTCGCTAGAGAGGAGTCTTGGTCCTCTAATGGCCAACATGGCAGAGAGAAACATGAAGTTGTTCTCGGGGAGGGTGGTGCCAGCCCAGGGGGAAGAAACCTTTGAAAACTGGCTGATCCAAGTCAATGGGGTCCTGCCAGACTGGAATATGTCTGAGGAGGAAAAGCTCAAGCGCTTGCTGAAAACCCTGAGGGGCCCCGCCAGGGAGGTCATGCGTTTGCTGCAGGCGGCCAACCCCAACCTAAGTGTGGCAGATTTCTTGCACGCCATGAAATTGGTGTTTGGGGAGTCTGAAAGCAGCGTCACTGCCCACGGTAGATTTTTTAACACCTTGCAGGCGCAAGGGGAGAAAGCCTCCCTTTATGTGATCCGTTTAGAGGTGCAGCTCCAGAATGCTATTCAGGCAGGGATCATAGCTCAGAAAGATGCAAACCAGACTCGCTTGCACCAGCTCCTTTTGGGGGCTGAGCTGAATGGGGACCTGCGCTTCAGGCTCAAGAATCTTCTTAGGATGTATGCAAATGAGCAGGAGCGTCTCCCCAATTTCCTGGAGTTGATCAGAATGATAAGGGAGGAAGAGGATTGGGATGACACTTTCATTAAACGGAAGCGGGCCAAGAGATCTGAGTCAGTGGTGGAGAGGGCAACTAGCCCAGTGGCATTTCAGGGCTCCCCACCCATAGTGATTGGCAATGCCGACTGCAACGTGATAGAGATAGAGGATACCCCCGATGACGACTCGGATGAGGACGTGATCTGGTGGAGTCTCAGGACCCCCCACTTTCCTTCTCAGGTTCTCCTCCCCCCAGGCGCAGAGCCAGACCCCTGGATCCAGTGCTAGTCATTGATTCCCCCGACAATTCTCAGGCTCAATCGCCTTCCACCAGCAGGGGGTCTGGGTCTAAGAATGACGGTCCCGGGGATATGCGTAGAACCCGGAAGCGAAAATACACCATCCGCTGTTCCTATTGTGGTGAGGAGGGCCACTCAAAGGAAACCTGTGACAATGAGAGCAACAGGGCCCAGGTGTTTGAGAATCTGATCATCACCCTGCAGGAGCTGACACACACTGAGGAGGAAGGGCCGAGAGAGGCCCCTGCTGAGCCCAGCGacccttctgagccacagtgaggtGCTAGCCCCCAGCTTTAAAAGACCCCTAACCTATATTCAGAATCCAGCAAGGAGAaacatggggggggggtgcttctAACTGCATGAATTAATCCACAAAGCGGCTTTCTTTCGGGCGGAGGAGAAGAGGTCCTGAATATTAGTGGAGGGAGATGGCCTGACCTCCAGCCTCGCTTCCAGTCCCTGCTGCCTAAGGGTCTACCTTCTGTGTGTCCTCGATGGCTGTATTATCTTTGTGAAAGTGGTATAATTCATTGTGAAATACTACAAACAACAAAGACAAGTACAAAAAGTACAAATTACCCAAAACCCTCCAGCCCTTATATAACCATGGTCAACCCTTTGGTGAAGGTCCTTCTAGATATTTCCCTACCCCTATGTACCCAGATAGATATATGTACAGATACAAGTGATCAAATATAAGTGTTGTTCTAAAGTCTGTATTTTTTCACCAAATAATATATGTCGTGGGCTTCTTTCTATGTCAATAAATCTATATCAGCATCTATCTTACTGTCTCTGGTATTATtttaggaaggaggaaaaaggaacaagaaacaTATAGTAAAAAGCTATAAAGGGTGGGGTTGTACCTCGcggtggttttttggtttgtttgtttgttttttaatcaacctcattttgcagatgaggaaaggggaagaaagaaatgggCTGAAAAATATTCCCCCAAAGGACAATTATTCCCCCAAATGAAAGAGTCCCCAAGTGGACAGAGCCCCCACCACAACTGACCTGTCTGTCCCTTAGGACACAGCATCAAACTCCAGCACCCACTAGTTGCCACCAATGTAATGCTTTCTTCTCTGATGTATCCAGAAGATTCTGATGGCGGGGGAGTCTGGTGCTGAGGTGACAACCCCAGATGGGGATGGCAGAGGCAGCTCTCCCTCCGGGTCACAAGTGGGAAACTCTCCCGCCGGCGGACAggtccccctccccatcccccagtcAAGGGAGGAGAAGACGGAGCCCAGCACCTGAGCCTGAGCCCGGAGGCCCGGAAACTACAAGTTCGAGGACTCCAAGCCAACCCCACCCAACCCAAGAAGTGGGAAGAGCTGGGAAGAGATGAAAGCAGAAGAGTTGCCAGGACGCGTGAAGGTACAAGGGGTCGGAAGGCCAGGAAACCCTCCACACCATCTTAGCGGAGTGGAGGGCATTCCTGGCCCCGGCGGGTCGGGGGGAACCTGCCCTGGCCCCTCTCTAGATTTCTTCCTGGAAAGTGCTAAGAGGATACGTCTGACCTCAGACCCCAGGGAGGGGGGGCGGTCCCTAAGTTTCTTGTCGGTGCATAATTAATTCCCTGTCTCTGTGAGCGGCGACAGGGCTAGGGGCGCCGGGGGATATTGCATCTAGGCAGGGGGTGTAGTGAAAGGAATGAGCAGACCTGAGGACCCGAAGGCCAATTGGGCAGGAAAACAGTGCTCCACAGAGCTGGGTGGGCAGCGCATGCAGCAGCGGGAGAGGCCGCGTCAGGGGCTAAGCCTAGGGTAACCGGGGACACTCGCATGGAGACGGATGGGGACAGGAAGCCCGGTAGGACTCGCCGATTCCCCGGGTTTCCGCCAGAACTCTGGGCAAAGGCACAGGTTGAGGGCCCCAGGGAGAGACGATGGGGTTCTAACTACGTTAGCAATTGATAACAACTCCGTTGGGGACAAAGGGTTGCAGGCTGAAGGGGAGGGCCGGCGAGAAGCCAGCGCAGCCTTCCCTGGGCTGCCACGCCCGGGAAACCTGCCTTGAAAGTGTTTCTCTTTCCAGAAGCAGCCCCTCCAGCACCTCGCTGGCTTCTCGATCCTGCTCCACTCACCACCCGACAATCTGATCTTACAACTCTCTCCCCCCGTCCCGCCCCCAACCACACTCTCTCTAGGTGGAGGGGGTGAAGACCCAGCCTCCCCAATGGGGCCAtcacccctccctcacccccagcatCCCAGGTTTGCCTTCAGCCTCAGCCTCTTTAATCCTCCCAGCCAGATGGAGACCAGGCAGGCCTCTCTGCCTGGGATCCTTCAGCTGAGACCTGGCTAGGAGTTCAGACTCCAGAGGGCCCCTCCTTGTATCCATCCATGGCACCTCTGGGGCCTGGTAGCCACCTGCATCTCTCCGGAACCAAAAGGGGCCCCTCACTCACCTCCAGGCAAGAGGCAGCTCCGCTCGGGCCCTGAACGCTACAGGGGCCCCCACCGCATCCCAGCTCCCATTGATTTTAAGCCTTAGTTTCTACCTCCCTCATGTCGTCCAGATGAGAGTTCATTCCACTTTCTGCTCAGCTTTTCCTCTACAAGCACTTGTTGAATATTTGCCCAAAGACGCAGTTAATACCGCCACAATGTCTTTCCGGCACCAGGtagaagagaaagcagaaacaataaataaattctgtCCGTGTCACTACCCCACTACCCTCCTTTTCCACTGGAGTTAGCTTGGGGGTTCAGTACAGACCACGGTTTTGAAAATTTGTCCTGTGATGCATccatcctctttttcttccctcctcccccctccgtTTTGTGGTATGACTTTGAGGTTGTCTAAATTTTTATTTCGCCAAACTGATATAACCCgacctttcttttttgtttcacttGGTGTGACACTGGCTTTTTCCTTTACTCAAGAACTACATATTTCCCTTAATTAGAAGACCTGGAACCAAAACCTGGGCATTTGGATCAGACTAATGGGTTTAGCCTAAAACAAGGCTTCATTTCAAACTGTaggcttcttttcttcctttctgccttcGTTCTCATTGGTCGCTCAGTGATGAAAATCACTCTTTTGTCAGAAGAAACTGGCCTCCGAGTGCCCTTGGGCATTATGGCTCCCTCCTTCCTGGCATTCTTTTTCCCTTGGTTTCCATGACGCCTTTCTCTCAAGGTTCCCCTCCTCCCTGACCTTCTTGGGCCCCGTTTCTCAATCTCCCCTGCTGAATCGTCTTCCTTTTCGTGATCCTTCCATAATAGCAATCAAAGTCATTACAGCCGTGATTTATTAAGAgcttattctgtgccaggcaccccaTCCCAAGTGCTTTAAACGCATTCGCTCCTGTAATCCTTGCATCAACTCCATAAAACAGGTATTACTATCAGCACATTTCAGGTGAGGAAACACGAGGCAACATTCAGAAACTCGCCTGAGCCATGCAGCAAGTTCCTGGTGGAGCCAGACGTCACACTCCAGGGTGAGGAGCCTTTGCTTCCAACAGGTCTCAGCTCTCCTGGGCTCATAGCACCCTCTGATGTAGGTGTTACTGTGTGCGCATGAAGTGTGAGGAAACTGGGGTTTGTATATTCGGGATACTGAGACCTGGCCTCCCCAGGCTCCAGGCAGCGGTGGCGGTGTATGAGTGGTTAGCATAGGGCTGGTCTATCGTAGGCGCTCAAGAAATGGTAGCTTTTATTACTTGGCTGGAATGCCTTATTCCGCTGCAGAAGGACAGGGAAAATTAGATGCTGTCCAAGCTACGCAGACAGTGCTTATTGAGTGTTAATCTGCCCATGTGACAGCGGGGCTCCAGGAGCTACGCTGAGCCCAGCCCCTGACAGGCACAGGAGTGGATTCAGAAACGCCTGAGAGGTTAGCAGTGATTGATGGTGACGCTGAGGATAACGacgatgacaatgatgatgataagGGAACACTTACTGAACGCGGAGGTGGATGTCTCCTAGTCCTGTGTGTccccgggtggggggggggtgtctccttCCCCCACGTGTCAGAGGCACCCCCATCCTTTCAGAGAACTCAAGACCAGCCAAATCCTCCCCCACCTAAACCACCCCCCATCCCAACAGCAGATGGGAGCCAAGGGGTCTGGGGAGCTGATCTCACAGGGACACACAGGCTCCCCGGTGCATGGCTGGAAGGAGACCTGACTGAGTTCTGAGGCGTCCTTACAAGCTAGACGACCCTGAAATCCTGTCATTACCAGGGATCTCAGGGACAGGATAAAAGGGAGCAGGAGAGTGGGGGCTGAGGCTCCCGCTTCAGCCTGACAGGATGTGTGGATCTCCAGCTGTAGCATCTCATCTCAGACTCACAATTTATTATGGCCCCTCACAACTGCTCTCTCGGACATGTACCATGTTCACCATCaccccctttttatttatttttattttttggccaccgtGCGGGCAGGTGGAGCTCCCcggctgggccaaggatcagatctgagccaagcttcagcaacgctggatccttaaccactgtgctgggccggggaaaTGAACccgcgtcccagtgctcccaagtcGCTGCCCaccccgttgtgccacagcaggacctcccattttacagactatGACACTGAGGCACACATGGCCATAGTAACTCACCTAAGATCTGACAGCTTGTAAGGGCTGGAGCTGGAACTGAATATCCGATCTGCCCTCCTGCCCCAGAGATGGAAGTCCTGTGCTGTAAAGTTGTTCCTAAGGTAATAGGTACAAAACCTCTGATCATTCTATGGGCTGCATCCTGggtatgaatttctttttttcttctctttttctttttttgcttttagggccgcaccccgggcatatggaggttctcaggctaggagtcgaattggagctacagctgccagcctacaccacagccacagcaactgggtaTCGATTTCTAAATTGTCATACTCACTAACTTAAGCATAATAGGATGTCCTGGGGCTCGTTTCTTTTATTGAACAAAACGGAAAAAATGATCAGTGTAGGAAACTTCCATCTCAGAGCCTGAAACCATCTTctcctcatatttatttttatatccaatTTCTGggataaaacactaaaaataacaaattgttGGTAAGGACGTGGGCAAACAGTCTCTCTCCCACACTGCTGGCAGGACTGATTGACACATTCTTTCTAGAAGGCCAACGGGAAAATGTACCAAAGGTTGAATGTGAAAACCCTGAATCTAGCAGATTAACTTCCTGAAATTGATGCTaagaaaatcactgaaaaaaaaactgaaaaaaagaaaataagtgaacaagcataaaaaaatttataaacaaagacattcagctttttttttttttttttcataatggtgGAACACTGGAAACAAACTGAAAGTAAAGTTTGGCTGAATAAGTTAGGTTCCACACTTGGAATGGAATGCTATGCTTTTAAAACTGGGGGTGCTTTCAGACAACCCCACCTAACCAGACAAATGAAGAGCGGCCCCTCTAGAAAAGGGTTTAAAAGACCATCAGCCCACCAGGTCTTCTGTGTTATCTTTGACTCCCAATGTGCTGTGTCCATCAGCCTGGTCCTCCCCTTCATCTGGCAAAAGTCTTGTCAAATTTCTAGCATCACTTCCCCTGGCACACCCTGGGCCAACTTTCTCTGACTCCACTAAGGGTCATTCCTTATATCTTAGGTAGTACTTCTCATTTTGTTGCAATTGCTTGTATGGTTATGTCCTCCCCAGTAGGCTTAGCACCTCTGTGCTGAGCACAGGGAATTTTAGATATCTTGGTAGAGAATTCAGGCACACTCCCATGTCACCAGTTTGCCCTGGCTGTTGTTACTCTTCCTCCAGATGTCCCTGTGCCTTGATCTCTCACCATGTTCAAGTATTTGCTCAAATGGCACCCTTTCATTGAGGCT
Above is a genomic segment from Sus scrofa isolate TJ Tabasco breed Duroc chromosome X, Sscrofa11.1, whole genome shotgun sequence containing:
- the ZCCHC12 gene encoding LOW QUALITY PROTEIN: zinc finger CCHC domain-containing protein 12 (The sequence of the model RefSeq protein was modified relative to this genomic sequence to represent the inferred CDS: inserted 1 base in 1 codon); translation: MASIIARVGSSRRQNAPLPPWAHSMLRSLERSLGPLMANMAERNMKLFSGRVVPAQGEETFENWLIQVNGVLPDWNMSEEEKLKRLLKTLRGPAREVMRLLQAANPNLSVADFLHAMKLVFGESESSVTAHGRFFNTLQAQGEKASLYVIRLEVQLQNAIQAGIIAQKDANQTRLHQLLLGAELNGDLRFRLKNLLRMYANEQERLPNFLELIRMIREEEDWDDTFIKRKRAKRSESVVERATSPVAFQGSPPIVIGNADCNVIEIEDTPDDDSDEDVXLVESQDPPLSFSGSPPPRRRARPLDPVLVIDSPDNSQAQSPSTSRGSGSKNDGPGDMRRTRKRKYTIRCSYCGEEGHSKETCDNESNRAQVFENLIITLQELTHTEEEGPREAPAEPSDPSEPQ